The Musa acuminata AAA Group cultivar baxijiao chromosome BXJ2-5, Cavendish_Baxijiao_AAA, whole genome shotgun sequence genomic interval TGGTTGAGGTGGGCCTCAGCTTGGCCCCTCGAGGTACAACTTGGACCTTTCCTTGTTTTCTTGGCTGACATTGTTAACGTTATATTGTGATGTAACTTGTATGTCAGCATAAACCTTAAGAACTTGATGTAGAGAAATCTAcgagtgacatcatatgcgcagtgaaagaacaaaaaataaaaacctcAACTTTTTCAAAAATGTATTTGTCATCatacaaagattggtgcgcaaaatccataaaattgaaaactgcgtatatgaaagattgtgttacctagggagatcatatatccctgaaatcctGTAGATCTGtatgagaggatgaagaaggtcaagcattctcctctctagcggtgatccatatggtataggctatgaagatgctcctcaagtcGCTGCCTAAATCTTCACACCTGTTATTTGTGGAggataataggaggtggcaaccaaaaaggcCTAGCTTATGGCCttgtagttctctcctatttataaaggcctcATATTAACTTAAtcataatggatcatatcctgttgggtattggatctctatccaactacccaaacctattagattagtagatctctatccaacaatctctcattgactcttattggatctcatccataggatccaataattcaagggcttattagatatctaataagataggggctccgacgaatatcttatatccaaacctctactcgtcgcaacacctaccatatgtgtgtgaccctctaggcccaatatcgaactggcagTGAGTCATATATATCAGAACATCTTCTGGCTTAGTGTATTATTATCTCtacaataattcactcgactcatcgattacgaacgtactatgccactacaccatagtccccaaacgaaacaggggaatccaatcttttgaaactatttgtcctcaattaccatgtatctatagtcgctcattcatctaatatctcagagattgtATATTGGGCATAGTGTTATCAGGTCATACGATTTCTCATCGAGTCttattctaatcggattctcccggagaactctttttctctcaatccgaatgaccttggccaaggatttgtttgagcaagaatacatggaatattcctcttatgacaccgagagcgggtgatcctctattgacactcaatagccctcgtaagattggctgccactcttgatgaccggctatattagatttgaaactttcaaatttataagtccggtatcaaagagtggagtactcatataggacatccttggtgtcttaagtctaaggactaggtacaccactaggatgacggaatcgctatctgataatgagatatcattaaccatctagtattccatgaGCAAACCAATTagcgaactcattctccaatgagcacatgcactatagCCTTAGTatacccacatgagcagctatgagactagtcacctccatcatatggataggtctaTAGTATaccagtttgtctggttatctcgatgtccctctcaagtaatctatgaccaagattatttagagtttgtgtttaaaggtgaatcggttttattatcgtgatctcatcacgatccgatttctattgcacagatccatggacatcataatatatttatgcatcaaggaatataaagtgagaaaataccataataataaacaaaaagactgcgtgtcatgtcacacgtgccatcactcacatgattggcttgtagagcacctatgactagcacttgaaAGGGTTGAGCTTCATGTTGGGTGTTGTGGAGCCTCAGCTATCCTAGTGGTCTAGTGAGAGCTATTTGTGAAGCCATTTGACCCACCTCGGTTGGGTCGCAATGATGCTGGGTGGCCCAAGAAGAAGCAGAAGGTACTAGCATGGAAGGCCCCAAGTGCCAAAAAGGAGAAGGTCATTGAAGGTTTGGCTCGAGGATCAGCCTACTCTCTACTGGCTCCTACGAGAGGCAAAGGCTCCATGCCCGAGGGTTTCGTTCGAGGAATGAGATGCTCTTCGTTGGCTCCTGAGGGGGTCAAGATCCCGAGGCACGTTAACAGAAGAAGATGGTGAGGTCGCTGTAGATGTGAAACTTATGCAAGGGTAAAACCTTGCCCTTCATGGCCTTGCATATGACCGACCTTCCCGACCcttcttctagtgccaaaatgttgTGGTCTTGATGCTATCGATCGAGAGTCAACACCGCTCGGTCTTAACCCAAAGGCACAGAGTTGTTCAAGCAACACTCGTCGCAGTCTaatgaggcgattaatatggcgccGAGGTGTCAAAGGTGGCTTTAGAGGAGTCTTCATATACCTAAGGTGGTCCCAAGGCTAGGTGATGAGGCGATTAACGTGGCGCTGAGGTATTAAGGGTTTTATACAAAGGTCAACGTTTGGGGGAATTTCTTAACCCGGATCTCTCTGACACTTAAGTTAGTGGTCAAAAGTTATGTGGGTGTAGAGTATTTTCAGTGAGAGAGGTCCAATCTCTGAGTAGGCGCTAGGGATCGACTTTTATACTTGGGTAATTGAGGGGATCGGTCGTAACCGTCGCAATGCCCTTAATTGGTGTTTTGCCCATGTGGTCGATAGGGTCGAACGACCATCTACTGGTTGTTGTCCATGAAGGCCGACCGAAGGGGAGCATATTTGAACGATCGTCTAGGGACCACGCTCGATATAATTGACTAGATCGATTTGAACGACCTTCCATGGACTGTTGTCCATGGAGCCCGACAAGCCATTACTCCTCCCACATAGCTACTGAGTAGGGGATAATCTGACTTTCATTCTCCACATCAGCTTCTCGATGACAACCAACTGACAGATTATAATCGGTATCGGAATATTTTCTATCATCATCCTTTTCCTGCAGCCCTCGTGCGTAGGAGGAGGGTGAGACGAGCAAGGATGGCTCCTCAAATGAGGGGGCAAGCATAGCAAGACCCACCACTACCTCCACGAACACTGTCGTTGCCTCTATACCTCCTCCTTCCTCGCACAAGGGCGAGACGAGCAAGGATGAGTCTGACAAAGTCCATAAAGGGGAGCAAAGGTGACACAAGGGTAGTGCAAGGCGAAGGTGATAGCGGGAGCAAGGATGAGTCTGACAAAGTCCATAAAGGGGAGCAAAGGTGACACAAGGGTAGTGCAAGGCGAAGGTGATAGCGGGTGTGATAGAGGTAGtggtaaaataattttttcacgTAACTGATAACCTTCTATGATGTTTAAAGTGGGAATGCTCTCTGAACTTTTTCAAAAATTctcatacattatatatatatatatatatatatatatatatatatatattgatgcatGTACCACATAATCTTATATAAGATTGATTTAGTGTCTTTACATATATGATTCATGTGATGCTCATGAATTTTATTACCGACACTTTGATATGATTCCACTCAGTTAAAATACCCGAATTTTTTTGCCTCAAAAGTAGACTCCGATATGGTCGAGTTGATTGATGTCATGTGAGAAAAAGATTGACCCAAGATAATAAAAGAATACCTGAATATTATACAAAATAGACACCATTGCGATTGAACTGAAAAATAAAGCAGCAGAAGTATACAACGCACAAGTCATCACTATCCTGCTTTAATTCCCAAGCAAAAAATGTTTTTAGCAGCCCCTGTTCTGCAGTACCTAGGAAAAAATAAACATGAAACCTTTGCCAGATAAAAGATTGTTTTGGATAATTATCATCCTTTCATCAGTGGAAATTGGCACGCTTTGACCAATATTTTCTGAGCAGTCCAAATGTACCAAGAAGGTCATCATCCTACATGTGTAGAAGAACAATCATGGAGTTAGAACAGAAACAAATGACTGAAACTATATGTTGGCTGGATGGTCGCCTACAAAAAATTTGACCACCTATCCGCCCATCATTTGCCGGAGCCAAAATAAAAGGATTCAGTTTTAACATCTGAGGACACTGGTGGTGAAACGAAACAATTAAACTAAAATTAAAGAACACACATACTTCATGAATACTTGCCTAGAAtccaaaatctttgagaaaacaACTAAAGCAAAAACAAGTTCTGTATGCATAGGTTACTTTTCCACTAAACCAATAAAGTGACAGAAGAGTATAACTCTTAACAATGAACTGAATGGATATGAGCATTGCAAAGATAAGAACATCAACATAACAGAATAATTTCCAAAGGTTGCCAGATATCATCACCTTGTGCTACTTTTAAGAAAGGGAACAAAAGGTGGTGACAAAATAAGTAGTTCATATAGGACTAGGGTCGGGAAGTAAGAAAGCAATACTAGCTGTCGTTCAGGAAGATCTTAATTGCATCATAACATTAACAGCTTATTTAAACTCCTGTTGCAGAAACAACTATCGTGTGTACAACAacagccttggaacaagcttcaagTTCTTGAAGCCAAATCTCAGTCTTAATATATTGTTATTTCACATCATTTACTTCAGAATTAAATCTAATCTGACAACTCCGCATTTGAGACAAGCCACAAAAGAGATCCTGATCCAAacaaattatcataatatgtCCTTAAAAGTAATAGGATGAGACAGTAAACACTCCAATCAATGACTACATGTTAATTACAAAGTAAAAGCACAGGTCAGATAATATTCATTAGAATCTGTTTCCAAATCCCAGTGGATGGCTACTTCGATATGCATCCTAATATCCAAAACATGCCAGTTGGATGAGTTGAGCTCCAACCATATGTGAATATAACCCAAAATTttgttatttgattattttttatgtaaATTTCTTCTCATGCTTCTTTTGTTGTTCACATTTGCACTAGAATCATTCTTGACTGTGAAATATGATTAATAAATTTGAATCAGTTTGTTGATTATCTCATGTTATCCTAGTTTCACATGTTCTTCACTTCCCTAATTACCAATTCGGATCTTTATCTGTGATATATATTAGTTTGTATATCTATCTGTTTTGAATAGATGTGATTAAAAACAATGATTTCAaaaggcactcgggcgaggcgcGAGGTGAGACCCGAGCGCCTTGTTTAATGTCTAGGCGGTACGCTTCAAAGAGACGCTacttaggcgctcgcccgaaagcgtcgggcgcttcgggcaagcACCCGATTTAAACCAGACCACCGAACTAGCTTTTTAGGTATAGTTCGGTCACATTTGCGTTAGTTGGTTCACAGCCTCCCCCTTGCGACTTCCCCTAACACCAACCCTACTTGCGATTCTGCCACCAACATTTCCTTTCTATTGTCGCTACTGTTACCGTTGCCACTGCCACTACCTCTCTCCGCTACCATTGCCATTGTCGTTGCTCTCCACTACCACTTCGCTGCTTCTCtctactactgctgctgctgtcgtTGCTCTCTGTCGTCACCCACTGCAGTTGTCGCTGGTCTCCGCTGCTCTCCGCTACCACCTGTTGTTGCTGCCGCTGGTCTCTGCTACCGCCCGCTGCTCTCAAACAGTAGCCTCTTTTCCGCAATTCAGTTCTCATCGTGACTCAGCTTCTCACCTCGGTCTTCTTCTCACACTCCACTATTAACAGtagagaatattttaaaatattaaaaaaattaatatttttaattttaaaaatattttttatattttaatattttagagcgtctcgcttcgctcgcgtgAGCGCCTTAGGTGTTTTGGGACCTTCgtgtcttttgacacctagtgctttttaaatcactaattaCAAATTTAAATTTATGCTTAGTATCCGACATATCGATTGATTATAAATGTTTAAAGAATCGAGAGATAGTTTTCCCACAACCCAATATGTTTTAATTCCTAAAAGGCCAGTTATTCTACTGAAACAATTTTACAAATCAATCCAATCATCAATCAGCTTACAGCCATGATAAACTCAAATCATTGTCATTTTTCCACCACAACACACCAGCCAAGTAATATAACCATCTACTTACCTTCTGAGCAATATTCTCCTACATCCACACTACATATGAAGCATTCGAGCAACATAGATGTCAAAGGAAGTTGAGTCCTGTTGACTCAAATTATTAGAGGGCAAACAACTTCTGTAAAATAAACATTCAATCCTGCTGATTGGTATTGGTCACAAAATAATGCACCTTATATTACAAGGAAAGCATCATGTTAATGAAAACAATCTTACTGTTTAGAATTCCTTCTTGTTTCAGAAGATGCTATCAAAAGGGGGTAAAAAACCATCATCTACTAGTAAAAGCAAAACAAGAATACATCTTCAGTACAATTCACAACAAAAGAAGTGAATATCTAACTAGAAGCCAAATGAATCTTTCATCAACAATCATTCAAGATCATATTGTAATGCATTCCTCACAGATAAAGCAGTGGATAATTGCTGGAATTTATGTGACACCATGCTATAAAACAAAATTGCAATGTCCATTTCAGATAGTCAAATACAAGAATTCCCATTTCATGGCATCAGGAAGTGCTAAACCCGCATAAACAGGATAAGTGCATGACATGCCATTTGGCATGTTCCTTTGTCGACCAGCACAAATGAAAAATCAAACTACATGACATGCCATTTGGCATGTTCGTGTTTTGACCAGCACAAACGAAAAACCAAACTAGAGATACATCAGCAGTCAGCTGCTTTGGTACATGCCAATGTGCTACTTTTCGATATCTTTCTAGCACAGAACATTTCAGCCAGTGCCAACATGTGCCGATAGGCACAGTATTCCCTAGTAAGTATAAGCAAAAGATGTCACAAAATTTAAGGGTCTAAAGACTCTGAACTATGTGGCAACCTACAACAAAGAAAAATGAGCATACGTCTCAATTCTTTGCCATCTCAATTCAATAAAATTTATTACAACATTGCAGCAAAATGTAATGTTTGTACTTTTTACATTATGCATTTATGTTAGCTTTATAATGTATCTCTTGCATATATACACAGAATTGCTAGAACCTGTATGACAATATGTTACCATGGCTTAATTTTCCAGCTCATTTATGACCTAGTAGAAAAAGAAATGTCATATGGTCTAAAGTGTCTGAGCTATCCAAGTGTATATTAAACATTATCCTACTAATAACCTGACATGATCCAATTCTAACCAGAAGTGACCAACTCTCAATAAATCATGTTAGAAAAATTATCCATACACATGCAAATATATTCAAGATGCTTGGAACTTTTTTTTAAAGGCCAAAAAAATCACAATTTGTGGAGCAGCAGCACCTCAGACACCTACCCAAACAAATAGATTGATAAATATGCCCAACTGCACAAACTCAAACACACCTTCAAAGAAGTTGTGGAAACATAAACAAGCACAATTGACAACATTCTCAGATGAGCCTGCATAAGCAACATGTACAGAGAAAATGAGAACAGGAACACAAGCAAAAGCTCACGGGGTAACGAAATGCACCATCCTTAAAACCAAACCTCAAAAATCATATCCTTCAAAAGTTCAAAACAAACCTCGATGCTCACGTCAAGCGATCTGTGGCACAAATGCAGAAACCCTAGACTTTTTGTACACATAATTCATGACACCTTAACCTTCACCCACAACTTTCCAGAGAAAGTCCAAACACCTTGGAAATCCATAAATACATGTATCTATCACTTAGGCATAAATAATGTTCACACAATGCCCACAGCTTGCAAACAAATGGTTGGTTTCACCCACAAGCACCTTTTTAGCCATAACAAACCTAAAGAGAGAAACTATACAGGCTTGCAAGAAGTGGATCGTTTTTGTTTTATTGCATCCACTCTATTGAACCAACCTGCTCCTAAGTGACCATCTTAATTGCAAAAGAGACCACCAGACAAGCTAATATACCTGTCTTAGAGCAGACAATATTAAGATGTCATCCCAAGATGTCACTTCGAAATAGATAACAGTATAAATGACCAAATCAGTTCCAGCTAAAAAGAATCAAACCTAatctccaaaagaaaaaaaaaggatattttttcCTCACATGAAGTCATTACTTGTCCAAGCAGCAGAACAAATAATTCTATTTCCAGATCATGTGATTCACCTTGAGGCAAACATGCCCCTAAATGACATAATCAAGTTAAGCACATGATTGTCCTCAAGATCAACATGACCCTACACGAAATGTTCCCTATCTAAAACAGAATACTGTTAATGGACAATTAAGTTAGAACTCTAGGGTTATTAGACCAAATTATGATTGCAAAAGATAGCTTAACTGGGCAAAACAAATAACAATTAGTATTAGTTTGAACAAGATCTATACAAGAAACTCCAGTCCTTGCAGATGTTCCAATAGGACTTGAAAgagaataacaaaaaacacatACGAATGTGCTATGCACTAAGTTGCATAAAGTTTGTATCAGCAATCTAGTACTGAGAGCTTAAAACTTCTAAATAGACAAGGAAGACAAATTTCAAAATTAATCTATAAAAACTACCATCCTAACTTCTTCTGTCATACTCTGCAAAGTTTGCAGATTAATGTGATAAACAGTCTCCAGTACTGACAAGGATAATTTGACAAATATGCTCAGAGATCAAAGAAGAATCAAACAAGAATACCATAAATATAAAAGAACCATACTTCCAGAATTAGTGGGTCCCCGACGCAGGATGACCATGGTCACCAGAACTCCTCTCTGAAGTTCTCACCGGCAAATTGCCGTCTACTTCTCCAGCCACAGCCCCCGTGATCAAACCACCACCTGGATTCACTGCATTGGATCGAGGCGTCCTATGACGCTCGTAATCTGGGTCGTCAGTTGGCAATTCATATCGACAAACAGGGCACGAGTTGTGGAGCTCGAGCCATGGGAGGATGCACTCCTTGTGGTAGACGTGGTTGCACGGCATCTGCTTTGCAACTGCGTCCATCTCAAACAGGTCCATGCAAACCGAACACTGGGCCTCGTCCGATGCCAATAAGCCCTCCGTGATCTTGACGTCGGGAAGGGACTCTACGGCAGCCTTCGACGCCGGAGGCGTGCCGTACTGGTTGGGATCATTCTCGGACAGCCGCTGGATCAGCTGGTCGAGCCCCGGCCCGACGAAGTAGTCGCCGATGTTCCCCATGAAGTGGCGTCCCCTGCCGCCAGATCCGGCAGCGCCGCCGAAGGAGACGGCCTGGACGAGATCTCGGAGGGAGGGGGCAGAAAAGGAGCTCAGAGGGTCGGCACTGGCGTCGACCGACGGGTTCTCGACGTTGaccgcggcagcggcagcggcggcggccaaGTCGACGAAGGCGGACAAGAGAGAAGGGAATGCGGGGAAGGCATCCACATCGTCGAAGGAGGATCGGAAGTAACGACCGGAGTGGGGGGCAGGGTTAGGGTTCCGGTCGGGGAGGTCGAACTCCTCGACGAAATCGCCGTGGCAATGGGCGCAGGCGAGCCTGGTGCCAGCGGCGGTGAAGGTCCGATTGCATTGGTGGCATAAGTAGCGCTTCTCCGCGGTGacggcggcagcggcggaggaGGAACCGGTGGCCCCAGCGGAGGACATCTCTTCGCAGCGACGAGAGGGAGATTTCGCAGCTTTGTGGGCCAAGAAATAAGAGCTTATCGAAAATAATCTTGAAACCCGGCAAGAATACCCACGTCCTACCTGAATTACTATTGATCAAGACAAAGAATAGACACCCTGCTCATCCAGATGGGTCCCGCTTTATCATCAGTTCACGTAAGGATTCCCCTTGTTGGAAGTGTGCAAGCGGCGGGGACGAACGTACACGTATAGGATTCGCTGTTCCAATATATTGGTTACATAACAACTTAAATTGGAGTTAGATATGAACCACTTGGAGACGAATTGTTTAGGATCAAataatcatttttatattttttgaattctttttaaaaaaacaaaattatattatattatttttattatattcaaaaatagtgtaatattttatattttcactAACCAAATCAGAAATGCTTATATGATGAAAGGTAAGCCCATTTTTGGTCAAATGAGAGATCTATCCAACTTAATTTGTTGACGGCGCTAAAGTCACACATGCTAAATGATAaattttacagtatttttattagtaaagtcAATATAattcactttcataaatatatggatctcaatataattcttaaaaatataaagatcaagatactatatatatatatatatatatatatattctatcatTATCATTTTATAATATATGATAAGATCACATTTTCTAAGATATACCTGACTATTTAATGGAATTCTTATTTTGGgacagatttggatagaaaagtaAACACTTTATCAAGTGGAAGCTTTGTTAATAATCCTATTGATTCAGAAAAGTATTTATTTTAATGTATTAAAGCTTTATTTTTTGAGATTATACTTTTTTTCTGAAAAATGtggttttttttaatatgttagaCTTATTATATTGGATCCACATAttgtatcaaaaaaagaaaaaagaatagaaaaaaataattcttAATAAAAATGTTATATGTTTTTAAATGTATTTAAGAAGATTATGATATTTGGATACGGCTACAACTCATTTGGTATGCAGATCGTAAAATTTATGGATAGAAAAAAATATACATTTTTTAACTGATAGCTTGGAAAGTCCAAATATCTTCTCTTGTACTTGAATAAATTACAtgtgtaaataaaaaataaataaattatgctATGTATCATTcttttattctagtaataataataataataataataataataataataataataataataataataataatagtaatgagCTTTTTGACTTTTTTGTCATGAATTTTTATCTCTTTTATTAGAGCTAATAGAAGGGTAGAAACTAGCAGAAATCATGTTTATAAATGATCAGGTGACACACTATTATATAGTAGTCAAATTGATCAATAAAATAGGAATCAATTTCtaaaagaattatacaatagtAAGTAACAGATCCATAAATTAGGAGTGCATTTGGAGATGGTGAACAAAGTGATAGAGATGAGAACAGACTGCTATGAACCAAACATGATTAGGAAGACTATTTTTATGGTAGACATTGTAGATTCAATATTAGGAAGCATCCACTCATCCTCTCAAAGCTTGGACTGGGTAAGCAAGCCAATGGACAACCTTTGTCTCCACAGTTGTTCATGTTCTTTTCCTTTAATATTTCTCAGCTCTCAGCAGACATGCTGTTGACTTTGTGCCCACACagaataatatatacatatatatatcattgtaTAGAAATTGTAGAGACAGACAAATAGTCGTAACTTGTACATCACAGCAGCCACTGAATTAAGAAATTCTTTGATGGTatacatagaaaaaaaaaagacttcaaTTCCTAAGTATATGCACAAACGTTGGACACCATATACAGACATTGTGGTATATCAATACATAGAAGGCAGTACAAATTTGTGAAGATTTACTATAGTTGTAATAGCCATATTATGTCAATTTTCCCATAATCATGCTACCATGATATTCCAATTTAATTCCTCTTTAATAATGGGGATTTCTTAATTGTAGTTGCAACATTCAAATTACAAGGAAAAGAATATTCTCATCCTTCAACTTTTTCCTGTCCTTTAAATATAGGATTTTTGTTCTAGTTTGAGCCTAAGATTTTTTATGGACATTGGCGTAGACTTAATGGTCAAGTCAAATAACCTAATCACCGCAGTGTGTACAGtaaagaatatgagaggcaaactTCACAAGCCCACCTATAAGTAAACACCCCTTGCTTACAGTctcgaagtagagggagaaggaaggaagGGATAGGAGATGATCCATTGGATCGGTAAGCTAAGCTTCATCCTTCTCGGCGTGGCTTCGGCCACGCTTGTCGCGGATCTCTTGCTCCCTTGCTTTCTGGATTTCTTCCTCTCCCTGCGCCACCTCTGGATCATCTCCCAGTTCATCGTCTTCTTCATCTGGAAGCTCTCCAGCACCGGCGACGCCGACGAGTCTCTTGAGTTCTCTTTACTTCGTCCTCTTGCTGCTGACTCGCCGGAGACGTGGGGTGACGTCCCTTCCGCCGGCTATTTCACCTCCTTTCCTTCTCGAGCTGGTTCGCGTGAACCCGAGCCGTTGCCGCCGGAGGTCACAAAGGAGATGGTGGAGCCTAGACAGCAATACCACCGTGAGGAGGCTGCACCGTTGGTGGTGAAAGAGGAGGCCATGgggtggaggagaagggaagtgCTCGTGGTCCACCACGACGAGCTGTTCCAGCGAGCGGAGGCGTTCATCAAGAAGCACCACGACAGCCTCCGGCTCCAGCCGCATGAGGAGTACCCGCAGCAACGCCAACGCTTGGCCATGCTTCCTTGGTCTTCCTAGCAGTCGATCTCCCACTTAGCTTACGTTTCTCTTCTCGATTCATTCGTGAACTGGTAACACAGTCGCAGTGGTGGTGTCCATGTTGTGTGTACATATATGGCTTCATGTGCATGAGATCATCATGGTGTAAAGAAGAAGCTGCAAGTCTTCAATGTGTGATCCTTCTCCTTGTAACACTCGTTAGCAAAGAACAATAAACTCAGTTGGGCTCAGAATGTTTCTTGCTGTTCCAAAGAGTTTGGCGAGGTTACCACATCTTCCACATGGTAAAACTGCATTGACATTATCCAAAATGATTCCATGCAATTTATAGCGTTGACTCTGGAACATATATCAGATCTTCTGCGTTCATGATATCACATGGGCTAATTAAAAGTTGGAGTAGGTGGTGTTAGCTGCTGAATTAGTCAACTCTCTCAAGGCAGATGGGTCACAATATGTAGCTCATCTGCAACTAAGCATATGAATCGATGCGTGACCTCATCAGCTATATCCTTCTTCAGATATGAACTGAAATAAGACTCCATGATTCCTCTTACTGCATGTAAGCAGCTTACTCGATGCACGACCTCAGCAACTTTGTCCTTCCTGCTTGCTGAATCAtgttcttctttttcttcggAGTTGAATtgactgcaaaaaaaaaaactagtgtTTTCTTCTTGCAGCCTTTTGCTCCCTTTGGCTTTTAGTAGGTCACCTGCAAGTAAGCATCTTACTCGATGAATGGAATCCATTGACGATGACCAACAAATCCTGCTGTTCCAACGCGTAAACGAAGACATTGTTAACTACGAGAGTGGGTGCCATGGAAATCAAATGTCAGCTTCGTGAAAGAAGACTTGGAAGCCTTGGTCAATGAGGAAGCTATAGGTCGAACGAGTTGTTGGATCCTCGTCATCATGTCACCTCGAGTCAACATGAAGCACGTATTGAATAAGTCCTTGAAGCTTATACTAGATTGACCGAAGAACTCGGAAGTCAAGATGAGAGGCCTGTAAATGACAAATAAGATAATGATCAAAGTAAGAAATTTGTTGGAGAGACATCTCAAGCTCATGTTGCCATCTTAAAGTGTGATGAATGTTCTTGGGCCATCAATGATTGCATAACTTCAAGAAATAGCTTATCTCTGAGGCAGCATAAGTTCTCTTTTTTTGCTTTCTAAAGCATAATATAAACTAGATTACATTAATTGCATGATACATCCATTACTCTGCTCATCAGAGCTCAAAACAATGTGGTAAAGGCTGTTTGGGCGGATGATCATGGAACTTGATGTAACAGTGGGGTGTTTCAGACTACCTAATTACGCTCATCCAATAGACGAAAAAG includes:
- the LOC135612768 gene encoding E3 ubiquitin-protein ligase RING1-like; translation: MSSAGATGSSSAAAAVTAEKRYLCHQCNRTFTAAGTRLACAHCHGDFVEEFDLPDRNPNPAPHSGRYFRSSFDDVDAFPAFPSLLSAFVDLAAAAAAAAVNVENPSVDASADPLSSFSAPSLRDLVQAVSFGGAAGSGGRGRHFMGNIGDYFVGPGLDQLIQRLSENDPNQYGTPPASKAAVESLPDVKITEGLLASDEAQCSVCMDLFEMDAVAKQMPCNHVYHKECILPWLELHNSCPVCRYELPTDDPDYERHRTPRSNAVNPGGGLITGAVAGEVDGNLPVRTSERSSGDHGHPASGTH
- the LOC108952928 gene encoding uncharacterized protein LOC108952928; amino-acid sequence: MIHWIGKLSFILLGVASATLVADLLLPCFLDFFLSLRHLWIISQFIVFFIWKLSSTGDADESLEFSLLRPLAADSPETWGDVPSAGYFTSFPSRAGSREPEPLPPEVTKEMVEPRQQYHREEAAPLVVKEEAMGWRRREVLVVHHDELFQRAEAFIKKHHDSLRLQPHEEYPQQRQRLAMLPWSS